From Solanum lycopersicum chromosome 8, SLM_r2.1, the proteins below share one genomic window:
- the LOC101264746 gene encoding uncharacterized protein isoform X4 codes for MASDKTACQDERAGAEIVYGAEECYSHSLELLKELGFPMGVLALKDLEECGCVRDTGFVWMKQKAPYEHYFVATKTLVSYATEVTAYVEKGRMKKMTGVKSKQLFMWVPIVEMSIEDPAQNKIYFKTPIGIGKSFPLTAFMTDEEKEKYLEKAN; via the coding sequence ATGGCCAGCGATAAAACAGCATGCCAAGATGAGCGTGCAGGAGCGGAAATTGTATATGGAGCTGAAGAGTGCTATAGTCATTCTCTTGAGCTGCTGAAAGAGTTGGGATTTCCCATGGGTGTTCTCGCTCTTAAAGACCTTGAAGAATGTGGCTGTGTTCGCGACACTGGATTTGTGTGGATGAAACAAAAGGCTCCATATGAGCATTACTTTGTCGCAACAAAAACTCTAGTTAGCTATGCCACAGAGGTCACTGCCTACGTGGAGAAAGgaagaatgaagaaaatgacTGGAGTTAAGAGTAAGCAGCTATTTATGTGGGTGCCAATAGTTGAAATGAGCATTGAGGATCCTGCTCAGAACAAAATTTACTTCAAGACTCCTATAGGAATTGGAAAGTCTTTCCCCCTCACTGCTTTCATGACTGATGAAGAAAAGGAGAAGTATCTGGAGAAAGCTAACTAG